A genomic window from Synechococcus sp. CBW1107 includes:
- a CDS encoding DUF2231 domain-containing protein — protein MLELLPPLNDRNLPWIDTIHPIVVHFVIAMALIAFVFDLIGRLAGKPALYEVSFWNLLVATVAIFIAIIFGQVEAGLANPYGASRDILNLHSTLGWVLAGVLSVLTAWRYVIRSRDPLQLPLAFLGAGSLLSALVVVQVLLGNQLIWVYGLHTVKVVEAMRAGLV, from the coding sequence ATGCTCGAGCTTCTCCCTCCCCTCAACGACCGCAACCTCCCTTGGATCGACACGATCCACCCGATCGTGGTCCACTTCGTGATCGCGATGGCCCTGATTGCCTTCGTCTTCGATCTGATCGGTCGCCTGGCGGGAAAACCCGCCTTGTACGAGGTGAGCTTCTGGAATCTGCTCGTCGCCACGGTGGCGATTTTCATCGCGATCATCTTCGGCCAGGTGGAGGCGGGTCTGGCCAATCCCTATGGCGCCTCGCGCGACATCCTCAACCTGCACAGCACCCTTGGCTGGGTTCTGGCCGGAGTGCTCTCGGTGCTCACCGCCTGGCGCTATGTGATCCGCAGCCGGGATCCTCTGCAGCTGCCCCTGGCCTTTCTCGGGGCGGGCAGCCTGCTCAGTGCCTTGGTGGTGGTTCAGGTGCTGCTCGGCAATCAGTTGATCTGGGTCTACGGCCTGCACACCGTCAAGGTGGTGGAGGCGATGCGCGCAGGTCTGGTGTGA
- a CDS encoding DUF2231 domain-containing protein: protein MELGANDLPYRLPIHPNLVHLTIGLFVIAIAFDIAGALFPFEKRLFRFLALPVTRAGLHDVGWYNLLACCLISFFTVAAGFVEMQLADPLPGVTSSFGMGSTATMLWHGAVGVGLLFSIVLMTLWRGVQRYRWRWEMGRQVQWSYLLVGLLVFALMAWHGTLGAQLGVEFGVHVTASQLLGEGASLREALP, encoded by the coding sequence ATGGAGCTTGGAGCCAATGATCTGCCCTACCGGCTGCCGATTCACCCCAACCTGGTGCATCTCACGATCGGTCTGTTCGTCATTGCCATCGCCTTCGACATCGCCGGAGCGCTCTTCCCTTTCGAGAAGCGACTGTTCCGTTTCCTGGCCCTGCCGGTGACCCGGGCCGGACTGCATGACGTGGGCTGGTACAACCTGCTGGCCTGTTGCCTGATCAGCTTCTTCACCGTGGCGGCGGGTTTCGTGGAGATGCAGCTGGCCGATCCGCTCCCCGGTGTCACCAGCAGCTTCGGCATGGGCAGCACCGCCACCATGCTCTGGCATGGGGCTGTGGGCGTGGGCCTGCTGTTCTCGATCGTGCTGATGACGCTCTGGCGTGGAGTCCAGCGCTACCGCTGGCGCTGGGAGATGGGACGCCAGGTGCAGTGGAGTTACCTGCTGGTGGGACTGCTGGTGTTCGCGCTGATGGCCTGGCACGGCACCCTCGGCGCCCAGCTGGGGGTTGAGTTCGGCGTCCATGTCACCGCCAGCCAGCTTCTGGGCGAGGGCGCCAGTCTGCGGGAGGCCCTGCCATGA
- a CDS encoding heme-copper oxidase subunit III — MTISPPLDDAPTPQGHDVAYANHSLTGFIIFLCSESVIFLAFFSGYALLKLSALQWLPPGVEGLEWRSPLLYTVVLVSSSGTVALAERCLSRGQLWGFRSFWLLSMAMGAVFLYGQASEWRSLAFGITSGSFGSCFYLLTGFHGLHVLSGILLMALMLQRSFRPANYAAGEQGVIATSLFWHFVDVIWVMLFLLLYAWS; from the coding sequence ATGACCATCAGCCCTCCCCTCGATGACGCCCCGACCCCCCAGGGTCATGACGTGGCTTACGCCAACCACAGCCTTACCGGCTTCATCATCTTTCTCTGCTCCGAGAGCGTCATCTTTCTGGCGTTCTTCAGCGGCTATGCGTTGCTGAAGCTCTCAGCCCTGCAGTGGCTGCCGCCCGGGGTGGAGGGTCTGGAGTGGCGCAGCCCCCTTCTGTACACGGTGGTGCTGGTCTCCAGCAGCGGCACGGTGGCTCTGGCCGAGCGCTGCCTCTCCAGGGGACAGCTCTGGGGGTTCCGTTCCTTCTGGTTGCTGAGCATGGCCATGGGGGCGGTGTTTCTCTACGGCCAGGCGAGCGAATGGCGTTCACTGGCGTTCGGCATCACCAGCGGCAGTTTCGGCAGCTGCTTCTACCTGCTCACCGGCTTCCATGGCCTGCACGTGCTCAGCGGCATCCTGCTGATGGCCCTGATGCTGCAGCGCTCCTTCCGCCCGGCCAACTACGCCGCCGGTGAGCAGGGGGTGATCGCCACTTCCCTGTTCTGGCACTTCGTGGATGTGATCTGGGTGATGCTCTTTCTCCTTCTCTACGCCTGGTCATGA
- a CDS encoding cytochrome c oxidase subunit II, whose product MTSTPQRFPLTRVIGLALWLVLLILLSVWMGAQVPRWLPVQASSAAPLVDGLFGFETAVATFVFVGVVSVMAWVVLFNRAEKYDMSDAEPIEGNTTLEIIWTVIPLLLVMGIAAYTIQVNREIGLIGPMDHDHGPALASSASAAPPPGGEVQVIARQWSWEFRYPVAGVSSTELHLPLGRRLGLQLESRDVIHGFYVPAFRLKQQVIPGRSITLFLTPTREGRYRLRDSEYSGTWFAANQADVVVESEEAYQEWLRRASRLPLQPGLSDAAREYAQQRSGERSSGYATVEPAPPPLVNVPGSNTLPHDG is encoded by the coding sequence ATGACCAGTACCCCACAACGTTTCCCCCTCACCCGTGTGATCGGCCTGGCTCTCTGGCTGGTGCTGCTCATCCTGCTGAGTGTCTGGATGGGTGCTCAGGTGCCCCGCTGGCTGCCGGTGCAGGCCTCCTCGGCGGCCCCGCTGGTGGATGGCCTCTTCGGTTTCGAGACGGCCGTCGCCACCTTCGTGTTCGTGGGAGTGGTGTCGGTGATGGCCTGGGTCGTGCTCTTCAACCGGGCCGAGAAGTACGACATGAGTGATGCGGAGCCGATCGAGGGCAACACCACCCTCGAGATCATCTGGACCGTGATCCCGCTGCTGCTGGTGATGGGGATCGCTGCCTACACGATCCAGGTGAACCGCGAGATCGGTCTGATCGGCCCCATGGACCATGACCATGGTCCTGCCCTGGCCAGCTCCGCCAGTGCCGCACCACCTCCCGGCGGGGAGGTGCAGGTGATCGCCAGGCAGTGGTCGTGGGAGTTCCGCTACCCGGTGGCGGGGGTCTCCTCCACCGAGCTGCACCTGCCGCTCGGACGGCGCCTCGGCCTCCAGCTGGAGAGCAGGGACGTGATCCACGGCTTCTACGTGCCGGCCTTTCGTCTCAAGCAGCAGGTGATCCCCGGCCGCTCGATCACCCTCTTCCTCACACCCACCCGCGAGGGCCGCTACCGCCTGCGCGACTCCGAGTACAGCGGCACCTGGTTCGCCGCCAACCAGGCCGATGTGGTGGTGGAGAGCGAAGAGGCCTACCAGGAGTGGCTGCGTCGTGCCTCCCGCCTGCCGCTCCAGCCCGGCCTCAGCGATGCCGCCCGTGAATACGCCCAGCAGCGCAGCGGCGAGCGCTCCAGCGGCTACGCCACCGTCGAGCCGGCCCCGCCGCCTCTGGTGAATGTGCCCGGCTCCAACACCCTTCCCCACGACGGCTGA
- a CDS encoding cbb3-type cytochrome c oxidase subunit I → MTSTAGVDSRILRAPHPVPGAPDNWKRFFSFNTDAKVIGIQYIATALFFLLVGGLLAMIMRGELITPEADLVDRTVYNGLYTMHGTIMLFLFIFPVLNGLNNLLIPCMIGAPDMAFPKLNAAAFWMVPVFGVILMASFLVPGGPASSGWWSYPPVSLQNPLGHLINGEALWILAVALSGISSIMGAVNVVTTILRLRAPGMSLGRMPIFCWTALSAQTIQLIGLPALTGGAVMLLFDLVVGTSFYRPEGGGDPVLYQHFFWFYSHPAVYVIILPVFGVFSELFPVYARKPLFGYPFVAGASLVIVGLSLIVWVHHMFPSGVPQWMRDVFMVTTMLIAVPTGIKVFAWLATLWGGKLRLNTAMLFALGGLFNFVFAGVTGIMLATVPVDIHVNNTYFVVGHFHYVIYGAATMGVYAAIYHWFPKFTGHMYYEGLGKLHFLLTFIGTNLNFFPMHPLGLMGMPRRVSSYDPEFAFWNVIASLGAFLLGVSIIPFLLNLVSSWVRGPKSPANPWTAIGLEWLLPSPPPAENFEEHVPTVISGPYGYGTGRPLVEHQAEIERSLLQA, encoded by the coding sequence ATGACCTCCACCGCCGGCGTCGACTCGCGCATCCTCAGGGCACCCCATCCGGTGCCCGGTGCCCCGGACAACTGGAAGCGCTTCTTCAGCTTCAACACCGATGCCAAGGTGATCGGCATCCAGTACATCGCCACTGCTCTGTTCTTCCTGCTGGTGGGCGGTCTCCTGGCGATGATCATGCGCGGTGAGCTGATCACACCGGAGGCGGATCTGGTGGATCGGACCGTGTACAACGGCCTCTACACGATGCACGGGACGATCATGCTCTTCCTGTTCATCTTCCCGGTGCTCAATGGGCTCAACAACCTGCTGATCCCGTGCATGATCGGCGCCCCGGACATGGCCTTCCCCAAGCTCAATGCCGCCGCCTTCTGGATGGTGCCGGTGTTCGGGGTGATCCTGATGGCCAGCTTCCTGGTTCCCGGCGGCCCCGCCTCCTCCGGCTGGTGGTCCTATCCGCCGGTGAGCCTGCAGAACCCCCTCGGGCATCTGATCAACGGAGAGGCCCTCTGGATTCTGGCCGTGGCCCTCTCGGGCATCTCCTCGATCATGGGCGCGGTCAACGTCGTGACCACGATCCTGCGCCTGCGCGCCCCTGGCATGTCCCTGGGCCGGATGCCGATCTTCTGCTGGACGGCTCTCTCGGCACAGACGATTCAGCTGATCGGCCTGCCCGCCCTCACTGGTGGGGCGGTGATGCTGCTGTTCGATCTGGTGGTGGGCACCTCCTTCTACCGCCCTGAGGGAGGCGGTGATCCGGTGCTCTATCAGCACTTCTTCTGGTTCTATTCCCACCCCGCCGTCTATGTGATCATCCTGCCGGTGTTCGGTGTGTTCTCCGAACTGTTCCCGGTCTATGCACGCAAGCCCCTGTTCGGCTATCCCTTCGTGGCCGGGGCCTCCCTGGTGATCGTCGGTCTCAGCCTGATCGTCTGGGTGCACCACATGTTCCCCAGCGGTGTTCCCCAGTGGATGCGCGATGTCTTCATGGTGACCACCATGCTGATCGCGGTGCCCACCGGCATCAAAGTGTTCGCCTGGCTGGCCACTCTGTGGGGCGGGAAGTTACGCCTGAATACGGCGATGCTGTTCGCCCTCGGCGGGCTGTTCAATTTTGTTTTCGCAGGCGTCACCGGCATCATGCTGGCTACGGTGCCTGTGGATATCCACGTGAACAACACCTATTTCGTGGTGGGTCATTTCCACTACGTGATTTATGGAGCGGCCACCATGGGAGTCTACGCCGCAATCTATCACTGGTTCCCGAAGTTCACCGGCCACATGTACTATGAGGGTCTTGGAAAGCTCCATTTTCTGCTTACCTTCATCGGCACCAACCTCAATTTCTTTCCGATGCATCCCCTCGGTCTGATGGGCATGCCCCGCAGGGTGTCCTCCTACGACCCGGAGTTCGCCTTCTGGAACGTGATCGCCAGCCTCGGTGCCTTCCTGCTGGGGGTTTCCATCATTCCCTTCCTGCTCAACCTGGTGAGCTCCTGGGTGCGGGGGCCGAAGTCTCCGGCCAATCCCTGGACGGCCATCGGCCTGGAGTGGCTGCTTCCTTCACCTCCTCCGGCTGAGAACTTCGAGGAGCACGTCCCCACCGTGATCAGTGGCCCCTACGGCTATGGCACCGGCCGGCCACTGGTGGAACACCAGGCCGAGATCGAGCGCTCCCTTCTGCAGGCCTGA
- the ggt gene encoding gamma-glutamyltransferase has translation MAVSELRLRPLGLLTAAGLALLPLVAVADVLQEASQRFQPIWSAGGMVASQEAEASRVGRDVLRAGGNAVDAAVATSFALAVTHPQAGNLGGGGFLVLWRPERLSRGRPAQPQEVVVGKGRAVTINFRESAPQAAGPDLLLDASGAVDRLKATRSLLSTGVPGTVAGLLLAHRHYGRLPLARLITPAIRLAEEGVVVSKALADSLETSAPLLRADPESARLFFRPEGKPYRPGERLRQPQLGATLRRIAAEGERGFYGGPVARELVALMRRRGGLVSAEDLSSYRARLQPPLVGDWRGHPVIAMPPPSSGGVTLIQLLNILEGFDLAGLGHNSAASLHPMAEAMNLAYRDRNRWLGDPRFVAMPLERLLSQSYADDLRRTIQGRRHRPAGELDPPAAGRAPESPNTTHLSVIDRDGSMVATTTTLNFPYGNGVSVPGAGFLLNNEMDDFTARPGAANAFGLVQGAANAIAPRKQPLSSMAPTLVLTPGGGPLLATGSPGGSRIITTVLQVLLNRLEHGLNLASAVAASRIHSQHRPDELAVEEGFSPDTLRLLESMGHRWRMAPAMGAAHSLEALPGGGTLGAVDQRRSEAALAGE, from the coding sequence ATGGCAGTCTCTGAGCTCCGCCTCCGTCCCCTGGGGCTGCTGACGGCGGCCGGCCTGGCCCTGCTGCCGCTGGTGGCGGTGGCCGATGTGCTCCAGGAGGCCAGCCAGCGCTTTCAGCCGATCTGGTCGGCCGGGGGCATGGTGGCCAGCCAGGAGGCGGAGGCCTCCCGGGTGGGGCGTGACGTGCTCCGGGCGGGGGGTAATGCCGTCGACGCGGCGGTGGCCACCTCCTTCGCCCTGGCGGTCACCCATCCCCAGGCGGGGAATCTGGGTGGCGGCGGTTTCCTCGTCCTCTGGCGGCCGGAGCGGCTCAGCCGGGGGCGGCCGGCGCAGCCTCAGGAGGTGGTGGTGGGCAAGGGCCGGGCGGTGACGATCAACTTCCGCGAGAGCGCTCCCCAGGCAGCCGGTCCCGATCTGCTGCTCGATGCCTCCGGTGCGGTGGATCGCCTCAAGGCCACCCGCAGCCTGCTCAGCACCGGGGTGCCCGGCACGGTGGCGGGGCTTCTGCTTGCTCACCGCCACTACGGCCGCCTGCCCCTGGCGCGACTGATCACCCCCGCGATCCGTCTGGCGGAGGAGGGGGTGGTGGTGAGCAAGGCCCTGGCCGATTCCCTGGAGACCTCGGCTCCCCTGTTGCGGGCCGATCCCGAATCGGCTCGGCTCTTCTTCCGGCCGGAGGGGAAGCCTTACCGCCCGGGCGAGCGGCTGCGCCAGCCTCAGCTGGGCGCCACCCTGCGGCGCATCGCCGCCGAGGGGGAGAGGGGCTTTTACGGCGGGCCTGTGGCTCGGGAGCTGGTGGCGCTGATGCGCCGCCGGGGAGGTCTGGTCAGTGCGGAGGATCTCAGTTCCTACCGGGCCCGCCTTCAGCCCCCTCTGGTGGGTGATTGGCGGGGCCATCCCGTGATCGCCATGCCCCCGCCCAGTTCCGGTGGGGTCACCCTGATCCAGCTCCTCAACATCCTGGAGGGCTTCGATCTGGCTGGCCTGGGGCACAACAGCGCCGCCAGCCTGCATCCGATGGCGGAGGCGATGAACCTGGCCTACCGCGACCGCAACCGCTGGCTGGGCGACCCCCGCTTCGTGGCGATGCCCCTGGAGCGGTTGCTGAGCCAGAGCTATGCCGATGACCTGCGCCGCACCATCCAGGGCCGGCGCCACCGTCCGGCGGGCGAGCTCGATCCGCCGGCCGCTGGTCGCGCCCCTGAAAGTCCGAACACCACCCACCTCTCGGTGATCGACCGTGACGGCTCGATGGTGGCCACCACCACCACCCTCAACTTTCCCTACGGCAACGGGGTGAGCGTGCCGGGAGCCGGCTTCCTGCTCAACAACGAGATGGATGATTTCACGGCCCGCCCCGGGGCTGCCAATGCCTTCGGCCTGGTGCAGGGAGCGGCCAACGCGATCGCGCCGCGCAAGCAACCGCTGAGCTCGATGGCGCCCACCCTGGTGCTCACCCCCGGCGGTGGCCCCCTGCTGGCCACCGGCAGCCCGGGCGGCAGCCGCATCATCACCACGGTGCTGCAGGTGCTGCTCAACCGCCTGGAGCATGGGCTGAACCTCGCCTCCGCAGTGGCTGCCAGCCGGATCCACAGTCAGCACCGCCCCGATGAGCTGGCCGTGGAGGAGGGCTTCAGCCCCGACACTCTCCGGCTGCTGGAGTCGATGGGTCACCGCTGGCGGATGGCCCCGGCGATGGGGGCGGCCCACTCGCTGGAGGCCCTGCCCGGTGGTGGAACGCTGGGGGCGGTCGATCAGCGCCGCTCCGAAGCGGCTCTGGCAGGGGAGTGA
- a CDS encoding HdeD family acid-resistance protein, which produces MSIPASRPLRWLAAGLVLAAAGLALALPFVSATLLTVAIGGVAIASGLSQLIRLTAAGDLRNRVFRGLSGLLYLAGGLWILINPVVSEVSLTLFAGLLLAVEGLMELASAAASDTPARGLVLADGLVTAGLGVLLIAEWPSDSLWAIGTLLGIALGFSAFNLLMTPLNSGD; this is translated from the coding sequence ATGTCGATCCCCGCCTCCCGACCCCTGCGCTGGCTGGCGGCTGGGCTGGTGCTGGCGGCGGCAGGCCTGGCCCTGGCTTTGCCGTTCGTTTCGGCCACCCTGCTCACGGTCGCGATCGGGGGGGTGGCCATCGCCAGTGGCCTGTCCCAGCTGATCCGGCTCACCGCTGCGGGCGACCTGCGCAACCGCGTGTTCCGCGGCCTGAGTGGCCTGCTCTACCTGGCGGGGGGGCTCTGGATCCTGATCAATCCGGTGGTCAGCGAAGTCAGCCTGACGCTGTTCGCCGGCCTGCTGCTGGCGGTCGAAGGGCTGATGGAGCTGGCCTCTGCCGCGGCGTCAGACACCCCCGCCAGAGGACTGGTGCTTGCCGATGGACTCGTGACCGCGGGCCTGGGCGTCCTGCTGATCGCCGAATGGCCGAGCGACAGTCTCTGGGCCATCGGCACCCTGCTGGGCATCGCGCTGGGCTTCTCCGCGTTCAATCTGCTGATGACCCCGCTCAACTCCGGCGACTGA
- a CDS encoding hydantoinase B/oxoprolinase family protein: protein MGRSPVGELVVRKVLSEQQGLLGDPAVAAIRELLGVSPGEPLPPGAVSEVRLGTTVATNALLEDRGSPTLLLITRGFADALWIGDQHRPDIFALDIQRPAPLYRRVLEVEGRLAADGIELLPLRLDAQLETALRTARAEGLSSCAVALLHGTRHPRHEQQLGDWLRPFGFDPVVLSHRVGLRPRLVSRAQTTVVEACVSPVLEAYLDRLRDDLGPHCRLRVMQSSGGLIAPELLRAKDTILSGPAGGMVAAVRLAGGVAPIVGFDMGGTSTDVFHARPDASEGVWERREDTEIAGLTLQAEMLPIHTVAAGGGSVLHFDGQRLQVGPASAGADPGPACYRRGGPLTITDANLLLGRLQPAAFPAVFGPSGDQGPDPERVGRMFRELAERVSRATGRSNTPESLAEGAVAIANDRMAEAIRRISIERGHDLRGATLVCYGGAGGQHACALADRLGIRRLLLHPLAGVLSAYGIGLADQRLLREEVVREPLDEALVARLRRRAAELVEDGSRAWSGLPADDAPALRALFRVGVRLAASELTLALPLSEVPSLRSGFEQAHRQRFGHAPEDAALVVEWLLVELVAPGPDPDASAPPPAPESPSRLPATAGQGADHLIPLYWGGRWHPVPLHRREALRRGAVLVGPALVVEPTGTLVLAPGWSAALQADGLLLVTRAAPAVPATAEPSSAGEIDPVSLELFNHRFSAVAEQMGVLLQQSARSVNIRERLDFSCAVFDAAGELVANAPHIPVHLGSMGASVADLLDAVRRQEHPPLRPGDAIVSNHPAHGGTHLPDLTVITPVFLPGCDSAPEFFVASRGHHADVGGITPGSMPPFSRRLEQEGLLLDNVPLLRGGTLLEADWRRRLAAGRWPVRNPDQLLADLQAQVAANQLGARLLVGLADREGAGVVRAFMAHVQDNGAEAVRRVIDRLEPGHVRLPLDGGLVINVTVRIDRPGRRAVIDFSGTSPQDPGNRNAPLAITRAVVLYVFRCLVGEDVPLNAGCFRPLELIVPPGSLLHPGPDAAVVAGNVETSQAIANALFAALGVMAAAQGTMNNLSFGNERHQYYETICGGCGAGRGLDGLGFAGASAVQSHMTNSRLTDPEILEERFPVRLDSFSLRRGSGGAGRWPGGDGVVRRLRFLEPMTAAILSSSRQVPPFGLGGGGAGALGRNRLIRSDGSELELDGSVQLAVEAGDALVIETPGGGGYGSL, encoded by the coding sequence GTGGGGCGTAGCCCCGTTGGTGAACTGGTGGTGCGCAAGGTGCTCTCGGAGCAGCAGGGGCTGCTGGGCGATCCGGCCGTGGCCGCCATCCGTGAGTTGCTGGGTGTCTCCCCGGGCGAGCCCCTGCCGCCGGGGGCCGTCAGCGAGGTCCGTCTCGGCACCACCGTGGCCACCAACGCCCTGCTGGAGGATCGCGGCTCCCCCACCCTGCTGCTGATCACCCGGGGCTTCGCCGATGCCCTCTGGATCGGCGATCAGCATCGCCCCGACATCTTCGCTCTGGACATCCAGCGTCCGGCCCCGCTCTACCGGCGTGTGCTGGAGGTGGAGGGGCGGCTGGCGGCCGACGGCATCGAACTTCTTCCTCTGCGGCTCGATGCCCAGCTGGAGACCGCCCTGAGAACGGCCCGTGCCGAGGGCCTCAGCAGCTGCGCGGTGGCCCTGCTCCATGGCACACGGCACCCCCGCCACGAACAGCAGCTGGGCGACTGGCTGCGGCCCTTCGGTTTCGATCCCGTGGTGCTCTCCCATCGGGTGGGCCTGCGGCCCCGTCTGGTGTCACGAGCCCAGACCACCGTGGTGGAGGCCTGCGTCTCACCGGTGCTGGAGGCCTATCTCGACCGGTTGCGAGACGACCTCGGTCCTCACTGCCGCCTGCGCGTGATGCAGTCGAGTGGGGGGCTGATCGCCCCGGAGCTGCTCCGTGCCAAGGACACGATCCTCTCCGGTCCGGCCGGCGGGATGGTGGCCGCGGTCAGGCTCGCCGGCGGAGTCGCACCGATTGTCGGTTTCGACATGGGCGGCACCTCCACCGATGTCTTTCACGCACGGCCCGACGCCTCCGAGGGCGTCTGGGAGCGCCGCGAGGACACCGAGATCGCCGGCCTCACCCTGCAGGCGGAGATGCTGCCGATTCACACCGTGGCCGCCGGAGGTGGGTCGGTGCTCCATTTCGATGGGCAGCGTCTGCAGGTGGGGCCGGCCTCCGCCGGGGCGGATCCGGGGCCGGCCTGCTATCGCCGCGGCGGACCGCTGACGATCACCGACGCCAACCTGCTGCTGGGCCGCCTGCAGCCGGCCGCCTTTCCGGCGGTCTTCGGTCCGTCCGGGGATCAGGGACCCGATCCGGAGCGGGTTGGGCGGATGTTCCGCGAACTGGCCGAGCGCGTCAGCCGGGCGACGGGTCGCTCCAACACACCCGAATCGCTGGCGGAGGGCGCCGTGGCGATCGCGAACGATCGGATGGCCGAAGCGATCCGGCGGATCTCGATCGAGCGTGGACATGATCTTCGCGGTGCCACGCTGGTCTGCTACGGCGGGGCCGGAGGACAGCACGCCTGCGCTCTCGCCGATCGGCTGGGCATCCGCCGGCTGCTGCTCCATCCTCTGGCCGGGGTGCTTTCGGCCTATGGCATCGGCCTGGCCGACCAGAGGCTGCTGCGGGAGGAGGTGGTGCGCGAACCACTCGACGAGGCGTTGGTGGCTCGGCTGCGGCGGCGGGCTGCCGAGCTGGTCGAGGACGGCTCCCGTGCCTGGAGCGGGCTCCCCGCCGACGACGCACCTGCGCTTCGGGCCTTGTTCCGCGTCGGGGTGAGGCTCGCCGCCAGTGAGCTGACCCTGGCGCTTCCGCTGTCCGAGGTGCCGAGCCTGCGCAGCGGATTCGAGCAGGCCCATCGCCAGCGCTTCGGACACGCGCCGGAGGACGCCGCGCTGGTGGTGGAGTGGTTGCTGGTGGAGCTGGTGGCCCCTGGACCCGATCCGGACGCCTCTGCTCCACCTCCTGCGCCAGAGTCGCCCAGCCGTCTTCCGGCCACGGCCGGGCAGGGTGCGGACCACCTCATCCCCCTTTACTGGGGCGGCCGATGGCACCCTGTTCCCCTGCACAGGCGCGAGGCACTGCGCAGGGGAGCGGTGCTCGTCGGCCCCGCGCTGGTGGTGGAGCCCACCGGCACCCTCGTGCTCGCACCCGGTTGGTCGGCAGCCCTGCAGGCCGATGGCCTCCTGCTGGTGACCCGCGCCGCGCCGGCTGTGCCGGCAACTGCCGAACCGTCCAGCGCGGGGGAGATCGACCCGGTCAGCCTCGAGCTGTTCAACCATCGCTTCTCGGCTGTGGCCGAGCAGATGGGGGTGCTGCTGCAGCAGAGCGCCCGTTCGGTGAACATCCGCGAGCGCCTCGATTTCTCCTGCGCCGTCTTTGACGCCGCTGGGGAGCTCGTGGCCAATGCGCCTCACATTCCGGTGCATCTGGGCTCGATGGGGGCCAGCGTCGCCGACCTGCTGGACGCAGTCCGGCGGCAGGAGCATCCCCCCCTGCGACCGGGTGATGCGATCGTCTCGAACCACCCCGCCCATGGCGGGACCCACCTGCCTGATCTCACGGTGATCACTCCGGTGTTCCTGCCGGGGTGCGACTCCGCCCCTGAGTTCTTCGTGGCGTCCCGTGGCCATCACGCCGATGTGGGCGGGATCACACCGGGATCGATGCCCCCCTTCAGCCGGCGGCTCGAGCAGGAGGGGCTCCTGCTCGACAACGTGCCGCTGCTGCGCGGGGGCACGCTGCTGGAGGCCGACTGGCGGCGGCGGCTGGCGGCGGGGCGCTGGCCCGTGCGCAACCCGGATCAGCTGCTGGCCGACCTGCAGGCTCAGGTGGCCGCGAACCAGCTCGGGGCCCGCCTGCTGGTGGGGCTGGCCGACCGGGAGGGAGCGGGGGTGGTGCGGGCCTTCATGGCCCATGTGCAGGACAACGGTGCCGAGGCGGTTCGGCGGGTGATCGATCGGCTCGAGCCGGGTCACGTCCGTCTGCCCCTCGACGGTGGCCTGGTGATCAACGTGACGGTGCGCATCGATCGCCCGGGCCGCCGCGCCGTGATCGACTTCAGCGGCACCTCCCCCCAGGACCCGGGAAACCGCAATGCCCCGCTGGCGATCACCCGGGCGGTGGTGCTCTACGTGTTCCGCTGCCTGGTGGGGGAGGACGTGCCCCTCAATGCCGGCTGCTTCCGACCACTGGAGCTGATCGTGCCTCCGGGGTCCCTGTTGCATCCGGGGCCTGATGCTGCCGTGGTCGCCGGCAACGTGGAAACATCCCAGGCGATCGCCAATGCCCTGTTCGCGGCCCTGGGGGTGATGGCCGCGGCCCAGGGCACCATGAACAACCTCAGCTTCGGGAACGAGCGCCATCAGTACTACGAGACGATCTGCGGTGGATGCGGTGCCGGACGCGGTCTCGATGGCCTGGGTTTTGCGGGCGCTTCGGCGGTGCAGAGCCACATGACCAACTCCCGCCTCACCGATCCCGAAATCCTCGAGGAGCGCTTTCCCGTGCGCCTGGACTCCTTCAGCCTGCGCCGGGGCAGTGGTGGGGCCGGCCGCTGGCCGGGCGGCGACGGGGTGGTGCGGCGCCTGCGCTTTCTGGAGCCGATGACTGCCGCGATTCTCTCGAGCTCTCGCCAGGTGCCCCCCTTCGGACTCGGCGGCGGCGGGGCCGGGGCGCTGGGCCGAAACCGGCTGATCCGCTCCGATGGCAGCGAACTGGAGCTGGACGGATCCGTGCAACTGGCGGTGGAGGCTGGTGATGCCCTGGTGATCGAGACCCCCGGAGGTGGCGGGTATGGCAGTCTCTGA